tgcgacctgtgtttacactagtcgacagcatggatgccctcagagctgcgctcgctttatcaattgtccaagcgctttttgcttgtttgtttttgcaagcggaattactgcaccttgtggaagaccacagacgaaggacgaggttacgaacgggggaagtactgccgcctacaggtctggcatgtccttaacaacgtatttatccgggtacgtgtggacagtttttttttaaacgaggtggtgtggatgcaagtttttggaggggcggatattcgtttaaaaaaaaaccggctacgtgtggactaggcctcagagaaaagtgggcactgtcatacattcagtgtgtaattcattgtgttccatttagacaattgtgttttcagttttgctcttcagtgttctttccatgcttggtagtgttcacccaaaggctacttgtgttttagcaatgaatggtgtatgtgtgtcatgtgaaaatgtggctgtgtttaccaatgaaaacacgtgttccattttgggaacatgttaagatgcgtgatggcagggttttgttgcaaagggaagccacggtttaggaatttgtgtgttatgtttggggttttgtgtgtgcagttttgaaagaaacgtacagttttgaaaaacgtgttttagcaatcgaaaaaaactgtaacattTGGACTGTCTCGTGTTTCTAACCAAACCGTATTCGCTCTGGTCCTGCATTttgtaaaaataatgaaaagatgGCAGCGTGATTGTGTCCGAATCACTTGCAAGCGGGGACCAACTGATATGTATGGATGTACAAGATTCCTGCCAGAACTTCCTCCGGAGGAAACTGATGACACAGTGGAAGAGAAACGTCAAAGATTACAGAGCACTCACAGCAAGTATGGCATTAACAGACAGGATAGGCCCGAAGTGACTGATTTGATGAACACCACATTTAGCCTTCAGCGCAAACATATAAACAGGATTCCTGCTCCCTCCTTAACTGATCTGCAAACCAGCTGGCCTTACCTGTTTACACAACGTGgaattttttctcactttgaGTTGCTGACTGATGTTGCCATCCTCCGTGCCTTGGAACTGTCAATTGAAGAGTTTGTTAATGCCATTGTGGAGTACTTCCGCACTAAAGTCAAGACTGCTAATGTCCAGACAATCCTGGCACAAGAAGAAACTGATGATCTAACATTCCTTGTTGTCCAGCTTTTGATGGCTCACTTCAAGGAGTCCCCTGATGGGCTGATTCTGACTACTGATGTAGGCTTATTGCACATAAATATTATGAGCTTTGTCCATTTTTGTATGTATATGCATACTGTCTTGCTAATGTACACTTGTCCATGTTTTACAGGAGTTTGCAACGGCAGCGGATGTCGAAACCAGCCTAAGTTTGCCAGCCAGCCCTCGTCTGATTTTGAGTGAGTTCAGAACTGATTAGCACTACTCACATGTTTTGCTTAAAGTTGcttaatatgtatatatgtaaaaataatataaacacTTGTAAAAAAGGAGATCCAAAGGTACTTGCCTAACATTGTTAAAAAGCCTTTACTAGAATAGAATTGTCTTGCTGAACTTAAATGAAGTTCTGATGTTTTAAAATATTGTGTGGATAAAAATTTGAGAGAAAATATAACAAAAACTTTCATCTTTGTCCACCACAGGTGGCAATGAGCAAAAACTGAGTGGATGGATGGTCAGTGCTGAAGGCCGTGTCATCTTTGAGGGGGTCCTGCCAACATTTTCAACAGGGCTTGCAGCGGTGTTTGCCACATTTTACATCTTCAACCTGCAATATCAAGATGAGGCAGCAAAGACTTTGGAGTTTGTGCAACGGTAAAATGATCCTgtgaaattatttattttgaaaacacagcgctgtagaaaaaaacagcaatgcCAAAATTTCAAAACTATCAATCTGGTCATAATCAAAAGTTGGCAAATTTGTTGATGGGGTTTCAATATATTTAAAGGgatgttccacccctaagtgaaatttggTCTATTTCCACATTCCCCACAGTTGAATAAGTAAGAAAAAAGCAGTTAGTAACCAACGCagtaattctcctgatctggaagcagtccatttgctttagcttagcataaacaatggaagtgaattgcaaaagttagcattttgtgtgcaaatgtgattaaaattactcaataatgataccaattattcttggtgacctcaataatcatgttgactgcaaataaaaactaggaaataacacaaaggacttgcaggagccaatttagacttgggactacttttcgacaaagcaccactgtaacCACTGCTGAATGGCGCATGGATGTAACACAGCGGTCAAAAATTACGTGTGATTTGCACAGTATTTTTTTTTTCGTAGTTTATTATACAGGTGTAATACAAGAAAAAGCCTTGCTTATGTAGCAAAGGGATGTGAAAACGAGCCAAAGACATACAGCTGCAGCGTATTTCACGTTATTCCCACAGATGTTTGTTTACAGAAGCCGGAGGTTTTTTGGaccgctgtgttatatccatACGCCATGCAGCGGCAGgttacagtggtgctttgtcgtaatgtagttccaagtctaaatcggctcctgcAAATCCTTCGTGTTACTTTTTACTTTATATTTTCCGTTGACacgattattgagctcaccaagaacaatttgcattgactatttttaatcacttttgcacacaaaatgctagtatCTGTCATTCACTGTTGATGCTAAGCTAAAAAGCAGACgtactgctgccagatcaggagaatttcTGTGCTGGTTACTAAATGCTTTTTCTCACTTTTCTAACTGTGGGGAAAATGGAAGTAGACCAaacttcacttaggggtggaatatcccttttaaAAGCATGATAATTTCTCCAAAATACAGTACATTCAGAACATATTCAGAGAACATCACTTTTCTCTCATTTTGTTATATTACAGCCTCATACCAAAATAGTCTAAATTCCACACACAACACCCATAATGAtgatttgaatatatttttatttattaaaataaagatCACTGAGAAATATCGTGTACATTAATATTCACAGCCTTTGCCATCAAGCTCTAAATGTTGTCTTGTTGCATCCTGTTTCCACTGATCCTCCTTCAGATGTTTCTGAagtttaaagccatactttgccaacttttcatatttttaaatcattttcttgacccagtatgtgctaaaatgaccctttacaggtttaatgaaatgccactcagactcccattgccctctgtggccaaaataccgcacttgcaactttagagtgttgGGCCACtccccgctggacttagaaaaaggagctgacatacctggcgctgcagtctgcttccagcttcttgcatgttttagatcatgaacacagctgatttgttttatttagtgatgaatcactcctgtagacactaatgaaaatacatttcagctgttagattaaggtgttaaaataaaaatacgaacgcacagcgaggagataagttttacgtttggtttcactaacggacactagggggtgctaaaacaagcctaaactgCCAAGTGTTCCTTCAACAGGAGTCATCCTGTGGTAAATTCAGTtggttgtgtcacaccctgtcctgtctccccttatggtttagtcatgtgtctctgttaattgctcccacctgcctctcatttccaatcacccaagttcccaacctcttgtatttaaaccccttcagttctttgtctcgtgttggatcattgtttctgtcagacgcgtgccggtgagtgaagctgAGGCAGGATCCACAAgcgggtgcaaaggcaggcaggcagacaagcaggaatggtttaaaggctttaatacgaAACAcagtgattggaaaatgagaggcaggtgggagcaattaacagagacacatgactaaaccataaggggagacaggacagggtgtgacagattggACATGACGATCCTTGACGGTACatgtcagagcataaaacaatcaAAAACTCAAAGAAATACGGCCATGTTTGCCGTTACTGGGTTGGTAGCAGGTGCTTTGATTATTAAAGCGGTTAGAAACGCTTATAAATACTTTTATGGAGATGCAGAAAAAGAGGATTTATCCTCTTTAGAACAACCGAAGTCTGATTTTAATAGCCTTGGACCCGGAAAATCAACACGTCTTTAtcttgatccactgatttccagtgttgggagtaacgcggtacaaaagtaattaattactgtaatgcattgctttttgctgtaatgtggtaatgtaaggcattacagggaaagaaaatggtaatatttactcggtacaattgtcagtaacgcagtaattacaatgcatttttaaacccagaatcaagatgtgggtttcctaaaaattaaaattgcggaaagcccaaaataaagatccggtatctacatatattacgtcatttatggactcagctttgcgggcattctatgagcagagaggacgcagcggtaatggctcaaatactccagctgtgtcctgcgcgcggccgctgctatattcacaaaatcgctccaccaaaacaaagtcattcacttgcgatcgttcatattctctgtactttctgtacatttctgacgtgctttgcttcagctgagttcataatctgtgccctcgcTCGGTGATTTCGACTCATTGCTgcgggagcgcagcgcatattaagctttttttttttttgcgttcggtagatccctttggctgattagaaatctaggaaactgtttttctggaagacggtgaaaacatgcagcatgcaggaaggttagagagagaaagggcaggaaatgattcaaataaagtcaagaaaacaaaacaaagagcttgaaaagaaaaaaagtaggtagatttagccccaatacacatttttaccagtgaaaag
This sequence is a window from Nothobranchius furzeri strain GRZ-AD chromosome 3, NfurGRZ-RIMD1, whole genome shotgun sequence. Protein-coding genes within it:
- the LOC129153615 gene encoding uncharacterized protein; amino-acid sequence: MKRWQRDCVRITCKRGPTDMYGCTRFLPELPPEETDDTVEEKRQRLQSTHSKYGINRQDRPEVTDLMNTTFSLQRKHINRIPAPSLTDLQTSWPYLFTQRGIFSHFELLTDVAILRALELSIEEFVNAIVEYFRTKVKTANVQTILAQEETDDLTFLVVQLLMAHFKESPDGLILTTDEFATAADVETSLSLPASPRLILSGNEQKLSGWMVSAEGRVIFEGVLPTFSTGLAAVFATFYIFNLQYQDEAAKTLEFVQRDIDPSVTDDEGTNRLSLKADRTDVEHSYGETEDSLSTLRKPEYESSDGFGLEIATSLLRDVEQSVFYEEDSGSQTSLSVAHEDAEPLTEKSFFFFSLFLFYFIYRVLSGCEANRIDV